The following proteins come from a genomic window of Maribacter sp. HTCC2170:
- the hutH gene encoding histidine ammonia-lyase — MISVPKTFKFGEDWLTSSTAVALANGKTSIELSESSRKKVRASCQVVHNIVEQGHPVYGINTGFGPLCTTKISKEETQILQSNILQSHSVGVGKPIAKEIAKLMLILKLHSLAKGFSGISEATLDRIIWHIENNAIPVVPSQGSVGASGDLAPLSHLFLPLIGLGKVEFQGEIINAAELFKKTGLTPLELGPKEGLALINGTQFIAAHAVKVVEKLHYCLSQADIIGAMMIEGLQGSIKPFYNELHALRPFKGNIHVAKRIKRLLKGSQIMEDHADCERVQDPYSLRCMPQVHGASRNAWLHLKELLEVELNSVTDNPIIIDEDLTISGGSFHGQPLAMALDYACLAASEVGNISDRRIYLALEGNSPGVPKLLMEDTGINSGYMILQYTTAALASENKGLCFPSSADSIPTSLGQEDHVSMGSIGGRKALQVIENVEKILAIELLTASQAFEFRKPMKSGLLLDEVHKVVRTKVAFADKDRVFANDIEIGIEMIRNRTIINVINKTKKEKKISFKTPYSNEFEVF, encoded by the coding sequence ATGATTTCAGTGCCTAAAACATTCAAGTTCGGTGAAGATTGGCTTACCTCAAGTACGGCGGTTGCCTTAGCAAATGGCAAAACCAGCATTGAACTTTCCGAATCTTCAAGAAAAAAAGTTAGGGCAAGCTGCCAAGTTGTACACAACATTGTTGAGCAGGGGCATCCGGTTTATGGAATAAACACAGGTTTTGGGCCACTCTGTACAACCAAGATTTCAAAAGAAGAGACACAAATACTCCAGTCTAATATTTTACAAAGCCATAGTGTGGGGGTAGGAAAACCTATTGCCAAGGAAATCGCCAAACTAATGCTCATCTTGAAATTACACTCTTTGGCAAAAGGCTTTTCTGGTATTTCTGAAGCAACCTTAGACCGCATTATTTGGCATATTGAGAATAACGCGATACCTGTGGTGCCATCTCAAGGTTCTGTTGGAGCCTCCGGTGATTTGGCTCCTTTATCACATTTGTTTTTACCTTTAATTGGACTGGGGAAAGTAGAATTTCAGGGAGAAATAATCAATGCTGCCGAATTATTCAAAAAAACTGGACTCACGCCTCTTGAACTAGGTCCTAAAGAAGGTTTGGCGCTTATAAACGGTACTCAGTTTATTGCAGCCCACGCAGTAAAAGTGGTAGAGAAATTACACTATTGCCTTTCACAAGCAGATATTATAGGCGCAATGATGATTGAAGGACTGCAAGGATCAATTAAGCCATTTTACAATGAACTGCATGCCTTACGACCCTTTAAAGGAAATATACACGTTGCCAAACGGATTAAAAGACTATTGAAAGGTTCACAAATAATGGAAGATCATGCCGATTGTGAACGTGTTCAAGACCCTTATTCCCTGCGCTGTATGCCCCAAGTGCATGGAGCTTCACGTAATGCATGGCTACATTTGAAAGAATTGTTGGAAGTTGAACTGAATTCAGTAACCGACAATCCAATTATCATTGATGAAGATTTGACCATTAGTGGTGGCAGTTTTCATGGACAACCCTTGGCAATGGCATTGGATTATGCTTGTTTGGCCGCTTCTGAAGTCGGCAATATTTCTGACCGAAGAATTTATTTGGCACTAGAGGGGAATAGCCCTGGTGTACCTAAACTCCTGATGGAAGATACCGGAATCAATTCCGGCTATATGATTCTTCAATATACGACGGCGGCATTAGCCAGTGAGAACAAAGGGCTTTGTTTTCCGTCAAGTGCTGACAGCATTCCCACTTCTTTGGGTCAGGAAGACCATGTGAGTATGGGTTCTATTGGAGGTCGCAAAGCTTTGCAGGTAATTGAAAATGTAGAGAAAATACTGGCTATTGAATTGTTAACCGCTTCTCAGGCATTTGAGTTCAGAAAACCCATGAAATCGGGACTTCTTTTAGATGAAGTTCATAAAGTAGTTAGAACAAAAGTCGCTTTTGCCGATAAAGACAGGGTATTCGCTAATGATATCGAGATTGGCATAGAAATGATTCGCAACAGAACCATTATCAATGTCATCAATAAAACCAAGAAAGAAAAAAAGATATCATTCAAAACGCCCTACTCAAACGAATTTGAAGTATTTTAA
- the hutI gene encoding imidazolonepropionase, with amino-acid sequence MKLIGPFKQIIPMTGLSLKGAIKDSQLTIIKDGGILVQDGHIHSIGTYEELLRSAELHNVEIHKLNGDHTCLPGFVDAHTHICFGGSRANDYAMRNSGKTYLEISKAGGGIWDTVTQTRKATKEELIKGIVKRAKRHLSNGVTTIEVKSGYGLSIPEELKMLYAIKEANASLSTDLISTCLAAHMFPKDYEGSPSDYLAEMASELLPKLKTENLATRVDAFIEEGAFTAELIEPYFKKAHELGFDITVHADQFSTGGSKVAVNFMAISADHLEASTNAEISLLAKSDVISIALPGASLGLGCAFTPARKILDQGGALAIASDHNPGSAPMGDLLTQAAILGTFQKLSNAEVLAGITFRAAAVLNLKERGQLNPGFLADLSIFHTNDYKEILYNQGNFKPCMVWKKGELVYNKHKH; translated from the coding sequence ATGAAACTAATAGGTCCTTTTAAACAAATAATTCCCATGACCGGCCTTTCACTGAAAGGTGCAATCAAAGATTCACAATTAACAATTATAAAAGATGGTGGGATTTTAGTCCAAGACGGTCATATACATTCAATTGGCACCTATGAAGAATTGCTGCGATCAGCTGAATTACATAATGTTGAAATACATAAACTTAATGGAGACCACACCTGCTTACCTGGTTTTGTAGATGCACATACCCATATTTGTTTTGGCGGATCTAGGGCCAATGATTATGCCATGCGAAATTCAGGTAAAACTTATCTAGAAATATCAAAAGCTGGTGGCGGAATTTGGGATACAGTTACCCAAACAAGAAAGGCTACAAAGGAAGAATTAATTAAGGGCATAGTTAAGAGAGCCAAAAGACACTTATCTAACGGAGTGACAACTATTGAAGTTAAGAGCGGTTACGGACTTTCCATTCCCGAAGAGCTAAAAATGCTTTACGCGATTAAAGAAGCCAATGCATCACTTTCTACAGATTTGATCAGTACGTGTTTAGCGGCTCATATGTTCCCCAAGGATTACGAAGGAAGTCCATCGGACTATTTAGCAGAAATGGCTTCTGAACTACTTCCAAAATTAAAGACTGAAAATTTAGCCACTAGAGTAGATGCTTTTATCGAAGAAGGAGCCTTCACTGCTGAATTAATTGAGCCCTATTTTAAAAAAGCACATGAATTAGGGTTTGATATTACGGTTCATGCTGATCAATTTTCTACTGGAGGGAGTAAAGTTGCGGTAAATTTCATGGCAATAAGTGCCGACCACTTGGAAGCAAGTACGAATGCTGAAATTTCATTATTGGCAAAAAGTGATGTCATTTCAATAGCCTTACCTGGTGCATCTTTAGGCCTTGGCTGTGCTTTTACTCCTGCCCGAAAAATACTTGATCAAGGTGGAGCATTGGCCATTGCAAGTGACCACAACCCTGGTTCTGCACCAATGGGAGACTTATTGACCCAAGCTGCAATTTTAGGAACGTTCCAAAAATTGAGTAATGCAGAGGTATTAGCTGGAATAACTTTTCGGGCGGCAGCAGTCTTAAATCTAAAGGAAAGAGGGCAATTGAACCCTGGTTTTTTAGCCGATCTAAGTATTTTCCACACAAACGACTATAAAGAAATATTATACAATCAGGGTAATTTTAAACCGTGCATGGTTTGGAAAAAAGGAGAACTGGTATATAACAAACATAAGCACTAA
- a CDS encoding urocanate hydratase, translated as MNFKSQILQGIPNELPPKRERSVSVSHAPNRKDILSLEEKKLAIRNALRYFPKQWHSELAKEFAQELKDYGRIYMYRFNPEYDIYARPIDAYPAKTPQASSIMLMIQNNLDPAVAQHPEELITYGGNGAVFQNWAQYLLTMKYLGTMTEEQTLHIYSGHPMGLFPSSKEAPRVVVTNGMMIPNYSQPDDWEKYNALGVTQYGQMTAGSYMYIGPQGIVHGTTITAMNAFRKVLKQDETPKGKIFLTSGLGGMSGAQPKAGNIAGCITICAEVNLVAAKKRHEQGWVDELITSIDELVSRTNRAVQNNEVVSLAYVGNIVEVWERFDTENIFIHLGSDQTSLHNPWAGGYYPVGLDFEESNDLMGNDPKAFKEKVQESLRRQVNSINKHTAKGTYFFDYGNAFLLESSRAGADVMAKNNIDFKYPSYVQDILGPMCFDYGFGPFRWVCTSGKSEDLQKTDAIALEVMKEIKKEAPEEIQQQMQDNITWIQEAEQNKLVVGSQARILYADAEGRSKIAEAFNQAVKKGGITAPVVLGRDHHDVSGTDSPFRETSNIYDGSKFTADMAIHNVIGDSFRGATWVSIHNGGGVGWGEVINGGFGMVLDGSAEASKRLKNMLFYDVNNGISRRSWARNNESIFAIKREMERTPELSVTLPNIVEDGLLEDLF; from the coding sequence ATGAATTTCAAATCCCAAATTCTTCAAGGTATTCCAAATGAACTTCCTCCAAAAAGGGAGCGTTCCGTATCTGTTAGCCATGCCCCCAACCGAAAGGACATTCTTTCTTTGGAAGAAAAAAAATTGGCCATTCGCAATGCCTTAAGATATTTCCCAAAACAATGGCATTCAGAGCTAGCTAAAGAGTTTGCACAAGAACTTAAAGATTACGGCCGAATTTATATGTACAGATTCAATCCCGAATATGATATATATGCCAGGCCTATTGATGCGTATCCTGCGAAAACTCCTCAAGCGTCAAGTATCATGTTGATGATCCAAAATAATTTGGACCCGGCAGTTGCACAACATCCCGAGGAATTGATTACCTATGGAGGTAACGGAGCGGTTTTCCAGAACTGGGCCCAGTACCTGTTGACCATGAAATATTTGGGAACTATGACCGAGGAGCAGACCTTGCATATTTATTCTGGTCATCCAATGGGACTTTTTCCTTCTTCAAAAGAAGCTCCAAGAGTTGTAGTCACTAATGGGATGATGATTCCTAATTATTCACAACCTGATGATTGGGAAAAATACAATGCCTTAGGAGTCACCCAATACGGTCAAATGACTGCAGGTTCCTATATGTATATTGGACCACAAGGTATTGTTCATGGCACAACCATAACAGCCATGAATGCTTTCAGAAAAGTATTGAAGCAGGATGAAACACCGAAAGGTAAAATATTCCTAACCTCAGGATTGGGAGGAATGAGCGGTGCACAACCCAAGGCTGGAAACATTGCTGGTTGCATTACTATTTGCGCAGAAGTGAATCTAGTTGCAGCAAAAAAAAGACATGAACAAGGATGGGTCGATGAATTAATCACCAGCATTGATGAATTAGTATCGAGAACCAACCGAGCTGTTCAAAACAATGAAGTTGTTTCTTTAGCTTATGTGGGTAATATTGTGGAGGTCTGGGAACGCTTTGATACTGAAAATATATTCATTCATCTGGGCTCTGATCAAACGTCATTACACAATCCTTGGGCAGGTGGATATTATCCTGTTGGATTGGATTTTGAAGAATCAAATGATTTAATGGGCAATGACCCCAAAGCTTTCAAGGAAAAGGTTCAAGAATCATTGCGCAGACAAGTAAATTCCATTAACAAGCACACTGCCAAAGGAACATATTTTTTTGATTACGGTAATGCCTTTCTTTTAGAATCATCAAGGGCGGGGGCTGATGTAATGGCAAAGAATAATATCGACTTTAAATACCCTTCTTACGTTCAAGATATTTTAGGGCCAATGTGTTTCGACTATGGTTTCGGACCTTTTCGTTGGGTGTGCACATCGGGGAAGTCAGAGGATTTACAAAAGACCGATGCTATTGCTCTCGAAGTAATGAAGGAGATAAAGAAGGAAGCCCCAGAAGAAATTCAACAACAAATGCAGGACAACATCACCTGGATTCAGGAAGCAGAACAAAATAAATTAGTCGTTGGGTCGCAAGCAAGAATATTATACGCAGATGCCGAAGGAAGATCTAAAATAGCGGAAGCCTTTAATCAAGCAGTCAAAAAGGGTGGAATTACGGCTCCGGTAGTTCTTGGGCGCGACCATCATGATGTTAGTGGCACTGACTCACCCTTTAGGGAGACCAGTAATATATATGATGGCAGCAAGTTCACTGCCGATATGGCCATACACAATGTGATAGGTGATAGTTTTCGCGGTGCCACATGGGTATCCATTCACAATGGCGGAGGTGTTGGCTGGGGAGAAGTCATAAATGGCGGATTTGGTATGGTTCTAGATGGCTCAGCAGAGGCTTCAAAGCGATTGAAAAATATGCTTTTTTATGATGTGAACAATGGCATTTCACGAAGAAGTTGGGCAAGAAACAATGAGTCAATATTTGCCATAAAACGCGAAATGGAACGAACTCCTGAATTATCGGTTACATTACCTAATATAGTTGAAGATGGACTGCTAGAAGATTTGTTCTAA
- a CDS encoding sugar phosphate isomerase/epimerase family protein: MQIKFIYPRWGSTDIEWPIFLDLVKKNGYDGIEIDLPLEKKARNKILDLLKDFDLKFIGQHWETKEIGFKAHKEKYRTHLYNLAEASPLLINSHTGMDFFSFEQNKELLIIAGKIEDEVGVKITHETHRSRFSFAAHSCHAYLKELPFLKLTADFSHWCCVAETLLENQEEAVKKAIAHTHHIHARVGSSQSAQVIDPRDSNYTLELDQFKKWWVAMLQNAKNNRSSSITITPEYGPHPYSLYHKDTTIPLENQWEINQFIKKEILEAWEAKERESI, encoded by the coding sequence GTGCAAATAAAATTTATATACCCTCGTTGGGGAAGTACAGATATCGAATGGCCCATTTTTTTAGATTTGGTGAAAAAGAATGGTTATGATGGTATTGAAATAGATTTGCCCTTGGAGAAAAAGGCAAGAAATAAAATACTAGACCTACTCAAGGACTTTGATTTAAAATTCATTGGACAACATTGGGAAACTAAGGAAATAGGCTTTAAAGCCCATAAAGAAAAGTACCGAACACATTTATATAATTTGGCCGAAGCAAGTCCACTTCTTATTAATTCGCACACAGGAATGGATTTTTTCTCCTTTGAACAGAATAAGGAACTGCTTATTATAGCAGGGAAAATAGAAGACGAAGTTGGAGTGAAAATAACCCATGAAACACATCGCTCAAGGTTTTCTTTTGCAGCCCATTCTTGCCATGCTTATTTAAAGGAGTTGCCGTTTCTTAAACTCACTGCTGATTTTTCGCATTGGTGCTGCGTAGCTGAAACGTTATTGGAAAATCAAGAAGAAGCGGTCAAAAAAGCTATTGCCCATACACATCATATTCATGCTAGGGTAGGGTCTTCGCAGAGTGCACAGGTAATAGATCCAAGGGATAGTAATTATACTCTTGAACTTGATCAGTTCAAAAAGTGGTGGGTTGCAATGCTTCAAAATGCTAAAAACAATAGAAGTTCATCTATTACCATAACACCGGAATATGGTCCACACCCATATAGTTTATATCACAAAGACACTACAATTCCTTTAGAAAATCAATGGGAGATTAATCAATTCATAAAAAAGGAAATTCTTGAAGCCTGGGAGGCAAAAGAACGGGAGTCTATTTAG
- a CDS encoding phytanoyl-CoA dioxygenase family protein encodes MKNKFVRDGFAYLEQLIPVTEVERLRTIYDMLLGDKERTTGLRSDLSGGNTQGATVEKITQIMRPSILEPDLLNSKAYEVATKYAKELLGQDMELDFDMLINKAPFTDTQTPWHQDAAYWIELPDKRSVSCWIALDDVCEENGCMWFVPKEKDLTILPHKALPNGGALYCEPSENNAICVPLNMGGCSFHDGFTLHFSKGNTTKNQRRALILNFRPEEMIALERKQGIDHTGARKVRQK; translated from the coding sequence ATGAAAAATAAGTTTGTAAGAGATGGTTTTGCATATTTAGAGCAACTGATTCCAGTTACAGAAGTTGAAAGGTTAAGAACAATATATGATATGTTGTTAGGAGACAAGGAACGTACCACTGGTTTGAGGAGTGATTTATCAGGCGGTAATACGCAAGGAGCGACGGTTGAAAAAATCACTCAGATAATGAGGCCGAGTATTTTAGAGCCAGATTTGTTGAATAGTAAGGCTTATGAGGTGGCCACTAAATATGCAAAAGAGTTATTAGGGCAAGACATGGAATTGGATTTTGATATGTTGATCAATAAAGCGCCATTTACAGATACACAAACTCCATGGCATCAAGATGCGGCCTATTGGATTGAATTGCCGGATAAAAGATCTGTTAGTTGTTGGATTGCTTTAGATGATGTTTGCGAGGAGAATGGTTGTATGTGGTTTGTACCTAAAGAAAAGGATTTAACCATCTTGCCACATAAGGCATTACCAAATGGTGGTGCATTGTATTGTGAGCCTTCAGAAAATAATGCAATTTGCGTCCCTTTAAATATGGGTGGATGTTCATTTCATGATGGATTTACATTGCATTTCAGTAAAGGGAATACAACTAAGAATCAAAGAAGAGCTTTAATCCTTAATTTTAGGCCTGAAGAAATGATTGCTTTGGAGCGCAAGCAAGGAATCGACCATACAGGAGCGAGAAAAGTTAGACAGAAATAA
- a CDS encoding AraC family transcriptional regulator produces MHKQTNERIVFKLDELGIPRCLQFGHYKYNHVKPALKNHVHPKIIEICYFLKGVQCYQIGQKIFELKGNDILIIAPDTLHSTGMYPEDKGELYWIQVSLEQKKGALCYLPENQSDFLLQKLSGSAHSIFKGSFKLKSILMRLEKELFKPKDIMTELNTNQLILQLLLETQAASENKQEPAPKYRLQQIDSFINDQMERPIFVDELASLINLSVPYFKAWFKKQQGLPPKEYINRLKIERAKADLLIKPSITQVAFDLGYGSSQYFSTSFKKYTGITPKSYIAITKQLN; encoded by the coding sequence ATGCATAAGCAAACAAATGAGCGAATAGTTTTTAAACTGGATGAACTTGGTATTCCTAGGTGTCTTCAATTTGGGCATTATAAATATAACCATGTGAAGCCTGCCTTAAAAAACCATGTTCATCCTAAAATCATTGAAATTTGTTATTTTCTTAAAGGTGTTCAATGCTACCAAATTGGTCAGAAAATCTTCGAACTAAAAGGCAATGACATTTTAATAATCGCACCAGACACCTTACACAGCACAGGAATGTATCCTGAAGATAAGGGTGAGCTATATTGGATTCAGGTGTCATTAGAACAAAAAAAGGGAGCACTTTGTTATCTGCCTGAGAACCAATCAGACTTTTTACTTCAAAAACTAAGCGGTAGTGCCCATTCTATATTCAAAGGGTCCTTTAAACTAAAGTCAATATTAATGCGATTGGAAAAGGAGCTGTTCAAACCCAAAGATATAATGACAGAATTGAATACGAATCAGCTTATTCTTCAATTATTGCTCGAAACCCAAGCCGCTTCAGAAAACAAACAGGAACCCGCCCCCAAATATCGACTACAGCAAATCGACAGTTTTATAAATGACCAAATGGAAAGACCAATATTTGTAGATGAATTAGCATCCTTGATTAACTTATCGGTTCCTTATTTTAAGGCTTGGTTCAAAAAGCAGCAAGGTTTACCTCCCAAAGAATATATTAACCGTTTGAAAATAGAAAGAGCTAAAGCGGATCTTTTAATTAAACCCTCAATCACCCAAGTTGCTTTTGACCTTGGTTATGGCTCATCTCAATATTTTTCCACCTCTTTTAAAAAGTATACGGGTATTACGCCAAAATCATATATTGCAATAACAAAACAATTAAATTGA
- the hutG gene encoding formimidoylglutamase has protein sequence MSYNKAPKIEFWTGRKSEEELYLHEKVEFSDSITKKEGITALLGYLCDEGVKRNQGREGAVAGADAIRAQLAKMPNHLEKNASLIDYGDITCIDGNMEESQAVLAQKVTELLKYKALPILLGGGHDIAYGHYNGIREYLGIQKSIGIINFDAHFDLRSNKNGNNSGTPFFQIAEDCQKSNTSFNYLCLGIRKDANDKNLFRTAKKLGVGFIENKKFSMDNAKSIADELLDFLGKVDHVYVTIDLDGFSSAYAPGVSAPSPMGFSPKIVLESLELILKSDKLISMDIAEMNPKYDIDNQTAKLGASLIHYVMHSKF, from the coding sequence ATGAGCTACAATAAAGCCCCTAAGATTGAGTTTTGGACAGGTAGAAAATCTGAAGAGGAATTGTATCTACATGAAAAAGTTGAATTTTCTGATTCTATTACCAAAAAAGAGGGAATTACAGCCCTATTAGGATACCTATGTGATGAAGGTGTAAAACGGAACCAAGGCAGGGAAGGCGCTGTTGCTGGGGCAGATGCCATTAGAGCTCAGCTTGCAAAAATGCCAAATCATTTAGAAAAAAACGCCAGCTTAATTGATTATGGAGATATCACTTGCATTGATGGAAATATGGAAGAAAGCCAAGCAGTATTGGCACAAAAAGTTACTGAATTATTAAAGTATAAGGCACTACCGATTTTACTCGGAGGCGGGCACGATATTGCCTATGGTCATTATAACGGGATTAGAGAATATCTTGGCATCCAAAAGTCTATCGGAATCATAAATTTTGATGCCCATTTTGATTTACGATCCAACAAGAATGGCAATAATTCGGGAACTCCTTTTTTTCAGATCGCTGAGGATTGTCAAAAATCAAACACCTCTTTCAATTATCTCTGTTTAGGTATACGAAAAGATGCGAATGACAAGAATTTATTCAGAACTGCAAAAAAACTTGGTGTTGGTTTTATTGAAAACAAGAAATTTTCGATGGATAATGCTAAAAGCATCGCAGACGAGTTACTGGATTTTCTAGGAAAGGTAGACCATGTGTATGTAACTATTGATTTAGATGGGTTTTCATCGGCCTATGCGCCGGGAGTAAGTGCCCCATCACCTATGGGATTCTCACCAAAAATAGTACTCGAATCACTTGAATTAATCTTGAAATCAGATAAATTGATTTCTATGGATATTGCTGAAATGAATCCGAAATACGACATTGACAATCAAACAGCCAAACTAGGTGCTTCACTTATTCATTATGTGATGCACAGCAAATTTTGA
- a CDS encoding homogentisate 1,2-dioxygenase yields MPLYHKLGKLPQKRHTVFKKEDGSLHHEQLFGTIGFDGMSSLMYHLQRPTMVKEVADSIDVSPKAAVPHNIKSRLLIGFQVQPEDDYLESRKIVLFNSDVNVALAAPRKSLTSYFYKNADADELLFIHRGSGTLKTMLGEIPFEYGDYLLIPRGMIYQIEFDTEDNRLLITESYSPIYTPKRYRNWFGQHLEHSPFCERDFKLPQNLQTHDEVGEFVMKVKKQGQLHHMVYASHPFDIVGWDGYNFPYGFSIHNFEPITGRVHQPPPVHQTFETNTFVVCSFVPRMYDYHPEAIPAPYNHSNIDSDEVLYYVDGDFMSRNNIDKGYISLHPAGIPHGPHPGTYEASIGKAKTEELAVMVDTFKPLQLTQLALDIDDGSYYQSWL; encoded by the coding sequence ATGCCATTATACCATAAACTAGGGAAGCTTCCACAGAAAAGACATACAGTTTTTAAAAAGGAAGATGGATCTTTACACCACGAACAATTGTTTGGTACCATCGGGTTTGATGGTATGTCGTCTTTAATGTACCATCTACAAAGACCAACCATGGTAAAGGAGGTTGCAGATAGCATAGATGTTTCTCCAAAAGCTGCTGTGCCGCACAATATAAAGTCTAGATTGTTAATAGGCTTTCAGGTTCAGCCGGAAGACGATTATTTGGAAAGCCGAAAAATTGTTCTTTTTAATTCTGATGTTAATGTGGCACTCGCAGCACCGAGAAAATCATTGACCTCATATTTTTATAAAAATGCCGACGCTGATGAATTACTTTTTATACATAGAGGATCAGGAACATTAAAGACTATGTTGGGTGAAATTCCATTTGAATATGGTGATTATCTTTTGATTCCTCGTGGAATGATTTATCAGATTGAATTTGATACAGAAGATAATCGACTTTTAATCACCGAATCATACAGCCCTATATATACTCCCAAACGTTATCGAAATTGGTTTGGGCAACATTTGGAACATTCTCCTTTTTGTGAACGGGATTTTAAGTTGCCTCAGAATTTGCAAACCCACGATGAAGTTGGAGAATTCGTTATGAAAGTAAAAAAGCAGGGGCAGTTACACCATATGGTTTATGCTTCGCACCCTTTTGATATTGTTGGTTGGGACGGATATAATTTCCCCTATGGATTTTCAATCCACAATTTTGAACCAATAACAGGGCGGGTTCATCAGCCACCACCAGTGCACCAAACTTTTGAAACAAACACTTTTGTCGTCTGCTCGTTCGTGCCTCGAATGTATGATTATCACCCAGAGGCTATCCCTGCGCCGTATAACCACTCAAATATTGATTCTGATGAGGTGTTGTATTATGTTGACGGGGATTTCATGAGTAGGAATAATATAGACAAAGGGTATATATCACTCCATCCTGCCGGTATACCGCATGGTCCTCATCCCGGAACATATGAAGCGAGTATAGGTAAAGCCAAAACTGAGGAATTAGCTGTAATGGTCGATACCTTTAAACCGTTGCAATTGACCCAGTTAGCTTTGGATATTGATGATGGCTCGTATTATCAATCTTGGTTGTAA
- a CDS encoding NAD(P)/FAD-dependent oxidoreductase has product MNIPQTNKKRIVIIGGGFAGISLAKKLKNLDVQLVLIDKHNYHTFQPLLYQVSTSGLDPDSIAYPLRKVLKNLDNFHFRWSTVEQINPSKQLIETSIGSLSYDYLVMATGTKTNFFGNNNIEKYAMSMKNVPQALNIRSLMLQNFEKADDCEDENERRSLLNFCIIGAGPTGVELAGAFAELKNNVFPKDYKHLNISEMQIHLFEGAARVLPPMSETASRKAIKFLDRLGVNVHLNTIVQDYDGETMVLKNKETIRTKNFIWTAGVTGAAIDGFNGEVLENRLNRFKVNAFSQVEGYKNVFAIGDIAYMETETYPKGHPQVAQPAIQQGEHLAKNLKNLVKDKNMVPFKYYDKGTMATVGRNKAVVDLKNAKFGGFFAWFIWMFVHLMALVGFRNRVIVFFNWAYNYINFDKAARLIVRPYRGKE; this is encoded by the coding sequence ATGAATATACCCCAGACCAATAAAAAGAGGATTGTAATTATCGGTGGTGGTTTTGCTGGGATATCCCTAGCAAAAAAACTGAAGAATCTTGATGTTCAACTTGTATTGATAGATAAACATAACTACCATACATTTCAACCTTTGTTATATCAAGTTTCTACAAGTGGTCTTGACCCGGACTCGATTGCTTACCCATTAAGAAAGGTTTTAAAAAATTTGGACAACTTCCATTTTCGATGGTCTACGGTGGAGCAAATAAATCCTTCGAAACAATTAATAGAAACTTCTATTGGGAGTTTGTCATATGATTACCTAGTCATGGCTACCGGTACAAAAACCAATTTCTTCGGTAACAATAATATTGAGAAATACGCAATGTCCATGAAGAATGTGCCCCAAGCATTGAATATTAGAAGTTTAATGCTCCAGAATTTTGAAAAAGCTGATGATTGCGAAGATGAGAATGAGCGGAGGTCTCTTTTGAATTTTTGTATTATTGGAGCAGGACCAACGGGAGTTGAGCTTGCAGGGGCTTTCGCCGAACTCAAGAACAATGTTTTTCCTAAAGATTATAAGCATCTGAATATTTCTGAAATGCAGATTCATTTATTCGAAGGGGCGGCAAGAGTATTACCTCCTATGAGTGAGACAGCTTCTAGAAAAGCGATTAAGTTTTTAGATAGGCTAGGGGTAAATGTTCATTTGAATACCATAGTTCAGGATTATGACGGAGAAACCATGGTTTTGAAAAATAAGGAAACCATTAGAACAAAGAATTTTATTTGGACAGCGGGGGTTACTGGTGCAGCAATAGATGGATTTAATGGTGAAGTACTGGAGAATCGATTAAATAGATTTAAAGTGAATGCGTTTAGTCAGGTTGAAGGTTATAAAAATGTTTTCGCCATTGGGGATATTGCCTATATGGAAACTGAAACCTACCCTAAAGGACATCCTCAAGTTGCTCAACCAGCAATTCAACAGGGAGAACATTTGGCAAAAAACCTAAAGAATCTGGTAAAGGATAAAAATATGGTGCCTTTTAAATACTATGATAAAGGTACTATGGCAACCGTCGGCAGAAATAAGGCGGTTGTGGATTTAAAAAACGCAAAATTTGGAGGATTCTTCGCTTGGTTTATTTGGATGTTTGTTCATTTAATGGCTTTAGTGGGATTTAGGAACAGGGTAATTGTCTTTTTTAACTGGGCATATAATTACATAAATTTTGATAAGGCGGCCAGATTGATTGTTCGTCCATATAGGGGTAAAGAATAG